The proteins below come from a single Corynebacterium glyciniphilum AJ 3170 genomic window:
- a CDS encoding condensation domain-containing protein, whose translation MSHQSSPSLLPLAAAQRGIWNAQKLDPTSPYYVVGEVLELRSTPGSGSGTDTGLLADAIRLTVDEAETLRLRFTETADGPRQYVDPTPAEPPEIRDLSSAPDPRLTATAVIDAEKAACGERWRTMTEGPLFRYLILNLGGEHNEVWCVQLYHHIIVDGYSAALLTRRTAAHYTALAGGRPARQNRFAPLSDIVDTDLDYLSGPDHAADRDYWQDCMSPAPDTSGREDLVHGAGTASITTSLRIGAAEVEDLKTRAETRGLVWSDLVIAAYATWLRKLGFAGRTADGQCEALIAMPMMARTSGPLRRTPAMLVNMLPLRFPVNPDATVTDLAAVARESLDAARMHQRFPGSELARDLGTPAALHGIGVNLKTFDFTLDFHGVPGVLRNVAGGPPEDLVLVVTPASDGGVDLAFETDPRSVSAATARRRLEDIRALLTADGTLRSIRLRTPETVDSAARERSGSSLPDHRPSLDELIDGLATGTGGLVHDGTAADRTEFDSPALSARIGELSDVVTEYTHRDEVIALDLPKGVDLAAALLAAWRAHRAVVVLDREHPQARRDQILADSGAVAVLDETGVHPTATTNPGDASPTVTGLAYLLYTSGTTGTPKGVQVPRSAVEALFAGHHSTLYPDAWSRARGGASGADLHVAHTASFSFDAAIDQLSWIFTGATVHLYSTDTVGDPASMRTALIADTIDVLDATPSLAGALIDSGALDDAAVSTVILGGEAVPQSLWNRLADLSTGSSFAAWNVYGPTETTVDALATRITDGPVTIGVPVPGMTAEILDTDGEVVPDNEVGELYLSGPQVALGYHGRAEQTAAAFDSTDSRRRYRTGDLVTWVPATDGSRRGAHHFLGRADQQLEIRGHRVEPAEVEAALLSLPPVTGAAVGTFGDPGALKLIAHVTTDGSAATAVSLRADLASVVPGHLVPTRLLVHDRLPLTVGGKVDRTALASLTLPMSPTSPASPAHRATADRCSDAGHPTHPALTAAEQALADIVTDLLGTGDIDLHHDFISLGGDSIGALTVAGRLRRRGWAIQAKDLLTGVDLSDVAAAATRVTATGGHTAEGSTGGTDGPVAIQELRYDTGAIATGTVSGPRPSYVGSMSLPGSPTPVTTTTAAAAAATMMTTHAALRAVLDESVTDAPRFIVPRVPLVSAESVIAPATVTDDELADSLDPASGAVWRFAISPGPGGDHTVRVAVDAGIFDPSSSALLLNDLTDVLRGRYRSHQDGSGRTDSTLRSWRADAPAPRDVTSAPVVSRRSPLPGASDLVSRLSALYSVTADDVATAAALLATGGPVDLLTRTQTEHLPDGGNAVLGALSTIHRIPALPDAVYASPRSALLHAKEHRRRVVAHTGTPHSPALTVSCGDTRIVPHGYTAHSPLLTVGDDDAVLATNSDKAEDTLEKITEAFTALAVLSLTTDGGASPSDLHLDGVSQDTIDAWEQRHGPLADVLPVSPLQEALLYHSVSGGDGYVLAAGVDLCGAVDENRLHQAFHDVLARHDLLRARFDTTSGDDPAQLIPRDVVLPWRTVDLRPVPRPAAVRAADDLLRETALRPVDPEAGPLVTAALVLLPDSGEDDASARLVLGNHHLLTDGWSTPVMLRDLLAFYHGEPLPPAAPYSDYLDWLARQDPRDADDAWRSRLSGLERGTLVGSLAPARHSAPVGETVQEISSDATTSLLQRARQEGVTPNTVLQAAWTLTLAAVTGRDDVVFGTTVSGRPTEVDGIEHTVGLFINTLPSRVPLERGDSLTSLITGIGRAQADMTVHASTPLVHIEQLSGLGTLFDTLVVYDNFPTLATDDPDTSDDGAGRIAVSEVHADGMTNFPLSVVVPPGDIPRIVLAHRPDLIDPAFVERTAQVLTTVLETLADTTAPGGQSVGDVLNTISATTPPWTPDGASAPALSTPPASLAAPTTAVGTTGAADVIAGVMAELLGVDHVHTDDNFFDIGGHSLLAMRLLGKLRRTGTYGLDAVTIQDIVETGSPGALAARLAADNGGTTPDRNILPLASGSGEPLFCIHPAGGLALPFHGLATRLKHLDIPVTGLQLPDPRPDGADVETLAARYVDTVQQIHPVGPYRLLGYSFGGVVAQAMTAELIRRGENVSYLGVLDAYPAGTAPSDAINGTTDLPAVPDLSLEQLEALTGTDGETGASNFSTLSANLAFCDALLRSATPVDLSGFAGTAQIVVATRADDRLTGLSGNTAAAGRWDPVSAWRGVLPRDPDTLSLDTTHAGLTSDNGWDCIAPAIAKALTTAKESLS comes from the coding sequence GTGTCCCACCAGTCGTCCCCGTCCCTCCTCCCCCTGGCCGCGGCACAACGCGGAATCTGGAATGCGCAGAAGCTGGACCCGACGTCCCCCTACTATGTGGTCGGAGAAGTTCTCGAGCTTCGCAGCACCCCCGGGTCCGGTTCCGGAACTGACACCGGCCTGCTCGCCGACGCGATCCGGTTGACCGTCGACGAGGCGGAGACACTCCGACTGCGCTTCACCGAGACTGCCGACGGGCCCCGCCAGTACGTCGACCCGACCCCGGCGGAGCCACCCGAAATACGCGATCTCTCCAGTGCCCCGGACCCTCGTCTCACGGCCACGGCGGTCATCGACGCCGAAAAGGCCGCCTGCGGTGAACGGTGGCGCACCATGACCGAGGGGCCACTGTTCCGCTATCTGATCCTCAACCTCGGAGGAGAGCACAACGAGGTGTGGTGTGTACAGCTGTACCACCACATCATCGTCGACGGATACAGTGCCGCGCTACTGACCAGGCGTACTGCGGCCCACTACACTGCCCTCGCCGGCGGACGCCCTGCCCGGCAGAACCGCTTCGCTCCGCTCAGTGACATTGTCGACACCGACCTCGACTACCTCTCGGGGCCGGACCACGCCGCCGACCGGGACTACTGGCAGGACTGCATGTCCCCCGCCCCTGACACATCAGGACGCGAGGATCTGGTTCACGGCGCCGGGACGGCCAGCATCACCACCTCCCTACGGATCGGCGCCGCGGAGGTGGAGGATCTCAAGACCCGGGCAGAGACCCGGGGGTTGGTGTGGTCCGACCTGGTCATCGCGGCCTACGCCACCTGGTTACGCAAACTCGGCTTCGCCGGACGCACGGCCGACGGCCAGTGCGAGGCACTGATCGCAATGCCGATGATGGCCCGAACCTCCGGCCCGTTGCGCCGTACCCCGGCCATGCTGGTCAACATGCTTCCGCTGCGGTTTCCGGTGAATCCTGACGCCACCGTCACCGACCTGGCCGCGGTGGCCCGGGAGTCGCTCGACGCCGCCCGGATGCACCAGCGTTTCCCCGGCAGCGAGCTGGCCCGTGACCTGGGCACACCGGCCGCCCTGCACGGCATCGGAGTGAATCTCAAGACCTTCGACTTCACGCTCGACTTCCACGGGGTCCCGGGCGTGCTTCGCAATGTCGCCGGTGGCCCCCCGGAAGATCTCGTCCTGGTTGTGACCCCGGCCTCCGACGGAGGTGTCGACCTGGCCTTCGAGACCGATCCGCGCAGCGTGAGTGCTGCGACTGCCCGCCGTCGTCTCGAGGACATCCGGGCGCTGCTCACCGCCGACGGCACCCTGCGGAGCATCCGGCTGCGCACGCCGGAGACGGTCGACTCCGCGGCCCGGGAGCGCTCCGGGTCATCTCTGCCGGACCACCGCCCGAGTCTCGACGAGCTCATTGACGGGCTGGCCACAGGGACCGGAGGACTCGTCCACGACGGTACCGCGGCAGACCGTACCGAGTTCGACAGTCCGGCTCTGTCCGCCCGCATCGGCGAGCTGTCCGACGTGGTGACGGAATACACCCACCGGGACGAGGTCATCGCCCTGGACCTCCCCAAAGGGGTGGACCTCGCCGCAGCGCTCCTGGCGGCCTGGCGGGCCCACCGCGCCGTCGTCGTCCTTGACCGCGAGCACCCGCAGGCACGGCGCGACCAGATCCTCGCCGACTCCGGTGCTGTCGCCGTCCTCGATGAAACTGGGGTACACCCCACCGCCACGACAAACCCCGGTGACGCATCACCGACGGTCACCGGCCTGGCGTATCTGCTCTACACCTCGGGCACGACCGGCACACCGAAGGGGGTCCAGGTTCCCCGCAGCGCTGTCGAGGCGCTTTTCGCCGGACACCACTCCACGCTATATCCGGACGCCTGGTCCCGCGCACGCGGTGGCGCCAGCGGCGCCGACCTTCACGTCGCACACACCGCGTCCTTCTCCTTCGACGCCGCGATCGACCAACTCTCCTGGATATTCACCGGTGCAACCGTGCACCTTTACTCGACCGACACCGTCGGCGATCCTGCCTCGATGCGGACCGCACTCATCGCCGACACAATCGACGTCCTGGACGCCACCCCGTCCCTGGCCGGAGCACTGATAGACTCCGGCGCGCTGGATGATGCGGCCGTATCAACAGTCATCCTCGGCGGTGAAGCCGTCCCGCAGTCGCTGTGGAACCGACTCGCCGACCTGTCGACGGGATCGTCCTTTGCCGCCTGGAACGTCTACGGTCCCACCGAAACCACCGTCGACGCCCTTGCCACCCGCATCACCGACGGCCCGGTGACCATCGGCGTCCCCGTACCCGGCATGACCGCGGAGATCCTCGACACTGACGGCGAAGTCGTGCCCGACAACGAAGTCGGTGAACTCTACCTGTCCGGCCCCCAGGTTGCACTGGGCTACCACGGTCGCGCAGAGCAGACCGCCGCAGCCTTCGACTCCACGGATTCCCGTCGACGCTACCGCACCGGTGACCTGGTTACCTGGGTACCGGCGACCGACGGTTCACGACGCGGTGCCCACCACTTCCTCGGACGCGCCGACCAGCAACTGGAGATCCGGGGCCACCGGGTGGAACCCGCCGAGGTCGAGGCCGCGCTGCTGTCCCTCCCGCCGGTCACCGGCGCCGCCGTGGGGACTTTCGGCGATCCCGGCGCGCTGAAACTCATCGCCCATGTCACGACTGACGGCTCCGCAGCGACCGCGGTATCACTACGGGCCGACCTGGCTTCCGTCGTCCCCGGACACCTCGTCCCCACCCGACTACTGGTGCATGACCGCCTGCCGTTGACCGTCGGGGGAAAAGTAGACCGTACCGCCCTGGCGTCCCTGACGTTACCGATGTCCCCGACCTCCCCGGCGTCCCCGGCACACCGCGCCACTGCTGACCGTTGTTCGGATGCCGGGCACCCCACGCACCCCGCGCTGACCGCTGCCGAACAGGCGTTAGCGGACATCGTCACCGACCTTCTCGGCACGGGAGACATCGACCTGCACCACGACTTCATCTCCCTCGGCGGCGACAGTATCGGCGCCCTCACCGTCGCCGGACGGCTCCGGCGACGAGGATGGGCCATCCAGGCGAAAGACCTGCTCACCGGTGTCGACCTCTCCGATGTCGCCGCCGCGGCGACGAGAGTCACGGCCACCGGGGGTCACACCGCAGAAGGCAGCACCGGTGGAACCGATGGCCCCGTGGCCATCCAGGAACTGCGCTACGACACGGGTGCCATCGCCACCGGCACCGTGTCAGGCCCCCGCCCCAGCTATGTCGGGAGCATGTCCCTGCCCGGCTCTCCAACACCCGTCACCACCACCACTGCCGCCGCCGCTGCCGCGACCATGATGACCACTCACGCCGCACTACGGGCGGTCCTCGACGAGTCCGTCACCGACGCTCCGAGGTTCATCGTCCCCCGCGTCCCCCTCGTATCCGCGGAATCGGTCATCGCCCCGGCAACCGTCACGGACGACGAACTCGCCGACTCCCTCGACCCGGCGTCGGGTGCAGTGTGGCGGTTCGCCATCTCACCGGGCCCCGGTGGCGACCACACCGTCCGCGTCGCCGTCGACGCCGGTATATTCGACCCCTCGTCCTCCGCGCTCCTGCTCAACGACCTCACCGATGTGCTGCGGGGCCGATACCGTAGCCACCAGGACGGAAGCGGCCGCACTGACAGCACCCTCCGTTCCTGGCGCGCAGATGCGCCCGCACCCCGGGACGTCACCTCCGCCCCGGTGGTTAGCCGTAGATCGCCGCTGCCTGGTGCATCTGATCTCGTCAGCCGTCTGTCGGCGCTGTACTCGGTGACCGCAGATGATGTCGCGACCGCCGCCGCACTGCTGGCGACCGGAGGCCCCGTCGACCTTCTCACACGGACGCAGACAGAGCACCTGCCCGACGGCGGGAACGCCGTGCTCGGCGCACTGAGCACCATCCATCGCATCCCCGCCCTGCCGGATGCGGTATACGCGTCCCCACGCTCGGCACTTCTGCACGCCAAGGAGCACCGACGCCGCGTGGTCGCCCACACCGGAACACCGCACTCCCCTGCGCTGACCGTGTCATGCGGTGACACCCGGATCGTCCCGCACGGGTATACCGCCCACTCCCCTCTTCTCACCGTCGGCGACGACGATGCCGTTCTCGCCACCAACTCCGACAAGGCGGAGGATACGCTGGAGAAGATCACCGAGGCCTTCACCGCCCTCGCGGTGCTGTCTCTGACTACCGACGGGGGCGCCTCCCCGTCGGACCTGCACCTGGACGGTGTCAGTCAGGACACCATCGACGCCTGGGAGCAGCGCCACGGACCGCTGGCAGATGTCCTTCCGGTCTCCCCTCTGCAGGAAGCCCTGCTCTACCACTCCGTCAGCGGTGGCGACGGCTACGTCCTCGCAGCGGGTGTGGACCTGTGCGGCGCCGTCGACGAGAACCGCTTGCACCAGGCCTTCCATGATGTTCTCGCCCGACATGACCTGCTGCGTGCCCGTTTTGACACGACATCCGGTGATGACCCGGCACAGCTGATCCCCCGCGATGTCGTCCTTCCGTGGCGCACTGTTGACCTGCGACCGGTCCCCCGCCCGGCGGCTGTCAGGGCAGCCGACGATCTGCTGCGCGAGACAGCGTTGCGTCCCGTCGACCCCGAAGCCGGCCCACTCGTCACCGCCGCCCTCGTTCTCCTGCCCGACAGCGGAGAAGATGACGCCTCGGCGCGCTTGGTGCTGGGCAACCACCACCTGCTCACCGACGGCTGGTCCACCCCGGTAATGCTCCGCGACCTGCTGGCCTTCTACCACGGAGAGCCTCTGCCCCCGGCCGCACCGTACTCCGACTACCTGGACTGGCTGGCCCGGCAGGACCCACGCGACGCCGACGACGCCTGGCGTTCACGTCTCAGTGGGCTGGAACGCGGCACACTCGTCGGTTCTCTTGCCCCGGCACGCCACAGTGCCCCCGTCGGTGAGACGGTGCAGGAGATCTCCTCGGACGCCACCACATCCCTACTGCAACGTGCACGACAGGAGGGGGTCACCCCGAACACCGTGCTGCAGGCCGCCTGGACACTCACACTGGCCGCTGTGACCGGACGCGACGACGTGGTCTTCGGCACCACCGTGTCCGGCCGGCCCACCGAGGTGGATGGCATCGAGCACACCGTGGGATTGTTCATCAACACCCTGCCGTCCCGCGTGCCACTGGAACGCGGAGACTCCCTCACGAGCCTCATCACCGGAATCGGACGCGCTCAGGCGGACATGACCGTCCACGCCTCCACACCGCTGGTCCACATCGAACAGCTTTCCGGGCTGGGCACCCTCTTCGACACTCTGGTGGTCTACGACAACTTCCCCACCCTCGCCACCGACGATCCCGACACGTCCGACGACGGCGCGGGACGGATTGCGGTCAGCGAGGTCCATGCCGACGGGATGACGAACTTCCCGCTCTCCGTGGTCGTCCCTCCAGGGGACATTCCACGCATCGTCCTGGCACACCGCCCCGACCTGATCGACCCGGCGTTCGTCGAACGCACAGCACAGGTCCTGACCACGGTGCTCGAGACCCTCGCCGACACCACTGCACCGGGCGGACAGTCCGTCGGCGATGTGCTCAACACGATTTCCGCCACCACACCGCCCTGGACCCCGGACGGCGCGTCCGCCCCGGCCCTCTCCACACCCCCCGCATCACTGGCCGCACCCACGACCGCAGTCGGTACCACCGGCGCCGCCGACGTGATCGCCGGTGTCATGGCGGAACTCCTCGGTGTCGACCACGTACACACCGACGACAACTTCTTCGACATCGGCGGGCACTCCCTGCTCGCCATGCGTCTGCTCGGGAAACTCCGCCGTACCGGCACGTACGGGCTCGACGCAGTCACGATCCAGGACATCGTGGAGACCGGTTCACCGGGCGCCCTGGCAGCACGACTCGCCGCCGACAACGGGGGTACCACGCCCGACCGGAACATCCTTCCTCTGGCCAGTGGCAGCGGAGAACCCCTCTTCTGCATCCATCCCGCCGGAGGTCTCGCCCTCCCGTTCCACGGCCTGGCCACGCGACTCAAGCATCTCGACATCCCCGTGACCGGTCTCCAGCTTCCCGATCCCCGCCCGGACGGCGCAGATGTGGAAACCCTGGCCGCACGGTACGTCGATACGGTGCAGCAGATCCACCCGGTGGGGCCGTACCGTCTTCTGGGGTACTCCTTCGGTGGTGTCGTGGCGCAGGCCATGACGGCTGAACTGATCCGCAGAGGTGAGAATGTCAGTTACCTCGGCGTGCTGGACGCCTATCCCGCCGGCACAGCACCGTCGGATGCCATCAACGGGACCACCGACCTGCCCGCGGTACCCGATCTCAGCCTCGAACAACTCGAGGCGCTCACCGGGACAGATGGAGAAACCGGGGCGTCCAACTTCTCGACGCTCAGTGCGAATCTAGCGTTCTGCGACGCGTTACTGCGCTCGGCCACACCGGTGGATCTGTCCGGATTTGCTGGAACGGCCCAGATCGTCGTCGCCACCCGGGCGGATGACCGACTCACCGGCCTGTCCGGGAACACCGCTGCCGCGGGCCGTTGGGACCCGGTTTCCGCCTGGCGCGGTGTGCTCCCCCGCGACCCGGACACTCTGTCCCTGGACACAACCCACGCAGGACTGACCAGCGACAACGGGTGGGACTGCATCGCCCCCGCCATCGCGAAAGCCCTGACAACCGCAAAGGAATCACTGTCATGA
- a CDS encoding phosphopantetheine-binding protein, translating into MTDSTTDATTDDQVESRVDATMRRLLARVAELLNIEVTQIDTGEELMDQGLDSVRLVEIVTFLRKEGFDADFADLAEDSSVDAWRELLTEQA; encoded by the coding sequence ATGACTGACTCGACGACGGATGCGACGACGGACGACCAGGTTGAGAGCCGGGTTGACGCCACGATGCGGCGGCTGCTCGCCAGGGTGGCTGAACTGCTGAACATCGAGGTGACACAGATCGACACCGGCGAAGAGCTCATGGACCAGGGGCTCGATTCGGTCCGCCTCGTGGAGATCGTGACCTTCCTGCGGAAGGAAGGTTTCGACGCCGACTTCGCCGACCTCGCTGAGGACAGCTCGGTGGACGCCTGGCGTGAGCTGCTCACCGAACAGGCCTAG
- a CDS encoding amino acid adenylation domain-containing protein, producing the protein MTAPDTATRSYTGLEGDLRFGPAAPVDPSTLDALLHRAVTGGGEGPAVVGDGGTLTYAELDRRSSAVARYLRTNGIGTGDRVVVVAHRCGWLPVLAVGIIRAGAVYVPVDASYPAERVSFILEDCAPAAAFALGGASLPAEADLEGTTVGGTVTDDSALGRAFLSDHGPRFESAEQSRPVRPSDDCYLIYTSGTTGTPKGALNTHLGVAAHFLWMGRVLGNDGSIRMLQKAPVSFDVGVAELLGPLSTGGTVVIPGPEWWPGDVDTMVSLISEHDVTVLSMVPSLMRVLLDVLDDFGTPLSSLGNIRHLLLGGEAVPADVVRRARAGIGCRVHGLYGPTEAAMDVTWVEYTDELISAGDFDDRASLLGLPEDNVGVYVVDEDGVEVNPSAQNWNSPGELCISGPQVGNGYFGRAGLTREAFVESLRPDVDGGRMYRTGDVVSWTEVNGTRMLQFLGRIGDQVKIRGNRVELGEVESRLRELDGVRQAAAVAVAHGGADTLLAFIVAAEPDAAPDVTELSARLAESVPEYMVPTRITVLDALPVSPNGKLDRTALKARQGEVGAG; encoded by the coding sequence GTGACCGCACCTGACACCGCCACCCGCTCCTACACCGGGCTGGAGGGGGACCTGCGCTTCGGCCCCGCCGCGCCGGTGGATCCGTCAACACTGGACGCCCTGCTGCACCGCGCGGTGACCGGTGGGGGCGAAGGTCCCGCTGTCGTGGGCGACGGTGGAACGCTCACCTATGCGGAGCTGGACCGGAGATCCTCCGCCGTCGCCCGCTACCTGCGCACCAACGGTATCGGGACCGGTGACCGGGTGGTCGTCGTGGCACACCGGTGCGGATGGTTGCCGGTCCTCGCAGTAGGCATCATCCGCGCTGGTGCCGTCTACGTCCCGGTGGACGCCTCGTACCCGGCTGAACGCGTCAGCTTCATCCTCGAGGACTGCGCCCCCGCCGCTGCCTTCGCGCTCGGCGGGGCCTCCCTGCCGGCAGAGGCGGACCTCGAAGGTACGACCGTGGGCGGCACCGTCACCGACGATTCAGCGCTGGGCCGGGCATTCCTGTCCGACCACGGACCTCGTTTCGAGTCTGCCGAGCAGTCCCGCCCCGTCCGTCCGTCCGACGACTGCTACCTGATCTACACCTCAGGCACGACCGGCACCCCCAAAGGGGCGTTGAACACCCATCTCGGCGTAGCCGCTCACTTCCTGTGGATGGGCCGCGTGCTCGGGAACGACGGAAGTATCCGGATGCTGCAGAAAGCCCCGGTCAGCTTCGACGTCGGCGTGGCCGAGTTGCTCGGCCCTCTGTCGACCGGCGGCACCGTTGTTATCCCCGGCCCGGAGTGGTGGCCCGGGGACGTCGACACCATGGTGTCCCTCATTTCAGAGCATGACGTGACGGTCCTGTCGATGGTGCCCTCCCTGATGCGCGTACTGCTCGATGTCCTCGACGATTTCGGTACGCCCCTGTCCTCCCTGGGGAATATCCGGCACCTGCTTCTCGGTGGTGAGGCTGTTCCGGCCGACGTCGTCCGGCGGGCACGGGCCGGCATCGGCTGCCGCGTCCACGGACTGTACGGCCCCACCGAGGCGGCGATGGACGTCACTTGGGTGGAATACACCGATGAACTCATCAGCGCCGGCGACTTCGACGACCGTGCCAGCCTGCTCGGTCTACCCGAAGACAACGTGGGCGTGTACGTCGTGGACGAGGACGGTGTCGAGGTCAACCCCTCCGCACAGAACTGGAACAGCCCCGGCGAACTGTGCATCTCAGGGCCCCAGGTGGGCAACGGCTACTTCGGTCGGGCGGGACTGACCAGGGAGGCCTTCGTGGAGTCTCTCCGTCCGGACGTCGACGGAGGACGCATGTACCGCACCGGGGACGTGGTCTCCTGGACGGAGGTGAACGGTACGCGGATGCTGCAGTTCCTGGGGCGGATCGGCGACCAGGTGAAGATCCGGGGCAACCGCGTCGAGCTCGGGGAGGTGGAGTCCCGGCTCCGCGAACTCGACGGAGTGCGCCAGGCGGCGGCCGTCGCCGTTGCCCATGGCGGTGCCGACACCCTGCTCGCTTTCATCGTCGCCGCCGAGCCGGATGCCGCCCCGGATGTCACGGAACTCAGCGCACGATTGGCCGAGAGCGTACCCGAGTACATGGTCCCGACCCGGATCACGGTGCTTGACGCACTGCCGGTCAGCCCCAACGGAAAACTCGACCGCACCGCGCTGAAGGCACGCCAGGGCGAGGTCGGTGCGGGCTAG
- a CDS encoding SidA/IucD/PvdA family monooxygenase has protein sequence MSNLPRRRPTEQPPAPSLVILGAGPKAVAVQAKAHALRTLGLPAPTITVVDYQGVGGNWRSGGGWTDGRHQLGTSPTKDIGFPYRTRIAGDTDGTNRAVDQTLLDIGWTSFLVDTDRYAWWVDHGHPNPRHYLWADYLRWAAEKSRMTLVNGQVTRIGLRSDSSRPDSSRGWSLSIDRIDGTSSRLEADALMLTGPGRSDRRIAPLPTVYSVAGFWQAVSSAQLPPASRVAVIGGGETAASIVEELIGHDVVDIAVVSPSPTIFTRAEGSFENELYTDPRLWTDLDDASRRDVINRCDRGVFSAQVQEKLMAEDRVSHLRGRVSAVHDRDGMAELRIGDRTELVDLVVDARGNSPLWFTRMMNDQVVAHLIEACGGAVTPTTVENRIGPDLALTGMNPTLFLPTLSGMSQGPGMANLSCLGELSDRVLAGLGAGTAPSPESLRRSSSRPERTLL, from the coding sequence GTGTCGAACCTGCCACGCCGTCGTCCCACTGAACAGCCCCCCGCCCCCTCACTGGTGATCCTCGGCGCCGGCCCCAAGGCCGTTGCCGTCCAGGCGAAGGCTCACGCTCTGCGCACACTGGGCCTTCCCGCACCGACGATCACCGTCGTCGACTACCAGGGAGTCGGCGGCAACTGGCGTTCCGGCGGCGGCTGGACCGACGGCCGCCACCAACTGGGCACGTCCCCCACCAAGGACATCGGCTTTCCGTACCGTACCCGCATTGCCGGAGACACCGACGGGACAAACCGGGCGGTAGACCAGACGCTGCTGGACATCGGATGGACGAGTTTCCTCGTCGACACCGACCGGTACGCCTGGTGGGTGGATCACGGTCACCCCAACCCGCGGCACTACCTGTGGGCGGACTACCTGCGCTGGGCCGCAGAGAAGTCCCGGATGACACTGGTCAACGGTCAGGTGACCCGCATCGGGCTCCGATCCGACTCATCCCGGCCCGACTCGTCCCGGGGCTGGTCCCTGTCCATCGACCGCATCGACGGGACATCATCACGCCTGGAAGCCGATGCCCTGATGCTCACCGGGCCAGGACGGTCCGACCGGCGTATCGCCCCGCTCCCGACGGTGTACTCGGTCGCGGGGTTCTGGCAGGCGGTGTCATCGGCGCAGCTTCCCCCGGCATCCCGGGTGGCGGTCATCGGCGGCGGCGAGACCGCCGCCAGCATCGTCGAGGAGCTCATCGGTCACGACGTCGTCGATATCGCGGTGGTGTCCCCCTCCCCCACGATCTTCACGCGTGCGGAAGGATCCTTCGAGAACGAGCTCTACACTGATCCGAGGCTCTGGACCGATCTGGACGATGCAAGCCGTCGTGACGTGATCAACCGATGCGACCGTGGTGTGTTCTCCGCCCAGGTCCAGGAGAAACTCATGGCCGAGGACAGGGTCAGTCACCTCCGCGGTCGGGTCTCCGCCGTCCACGACCGGGACGGAATGGCCGAACTACGTATCGGGGACCGCACGGAGCTCGTGGACCTCGTCGTCGACGCCCGTGGCAACTCTCCGCTCTGGTTCACCCGCATGATGAACGACCAGGTCGTCGCCCATCTCATCGAGGCCTGTGGTGGCGCGGTGACCCCGACCACCGTTGAGAACAGGATCGGCCCCGACCTGGCACTGACAGGCATGAACCCGACGCTGTTCCTGCCCACGCTCTCCGGCATGTCCCAAGGACCCGGCATGGCGAACCTCAGCTGCCTCGGCGAGCTCTCCGACCGCGTCCTCGCCGGTCTCGGGGCGGGCACTGCCCCGTCCCCGGAGTCCCTGCGTCGTTCCTCCTCCCGTCCTGAAAGGACCCTTCTGTGA
- a CDS encoding GNAT family N-acetyltransferase: MTENNITTTEAAQTGVVDLSVLHRLRTDLPDSEFLDAPPRIPEEYLQGVDGITLRVADPEKDAETVSTWMNRPHLVETWDQAWSAETWAADWRAKLSTTYAVPLILSYDGEDGRGEVGYMEIYRPRRDEIGQAYRSEPHDLGFHVAIGEATLTGKGIFGPFVGDFAARLLQSDPECRLVMAEPDVSNHRVHRVMSRGGGVDAGQWQQRADRRVRLFFWPGVGVDPLSRLNGSPEDGDLV, translated from the coding sequence GTGACCGAGAACAACATCACGACGACAGAGGCGGCGCAGACCGGGGTAGTGGATCTCAGCGTCCTGCACCGGCTGCGCACCGACCTTCCGGACAGTGAATTCCTCGACGCCCCGCCCCGGATCCCTGAGGAGTACCTGCAGGGGGTGGACGGGATCACTCTCCGTGTCGCAGACCCGGAGAAGGACGCGGAGACCGTCTCGACGTGGATGAATCGGCCGCACCTGGTGGAGACCTGGGACCAGGCATGGAGTGCGGAGACATGGGCCGCTGACTGGAGGGCGAAACTGTCGACCACTTATGCCGTGCCGTTGATCCTCTCCTACGACGGTGAGGACGGAAGGGGCGAGGTGGGTTACATGGAGATCTACCGCCCGCGACGCGATGAGATCGGCCAGGCGTACCGGTCTGAGCCCCATGACCTGGGTTTCCACGTTGCCATCGGCGAGGCCACGTTGACGGGTAAGGGGATCTTCGGACCTTTCGTCGGCGATTTTGCGGCACGACTGCTGCAGTCTGACCCCGAATGCCGACTGGTCATGGCGGAACCGGACGTGAGCAACCACCGGGTCCACCGGGTGATGAGCCGCGGCGGGGGAGTGGACGCCGGCCAGTGGCAGCAGCGTGCCGACCGACGCGTCCGGCTGTTCTTCTGGCCGGGCGTCGGCGTCGATCCTCTGTCACGGTTGAACGGCTCCCCCGAGGACGGCGACCTGGTCTGA